Proteins co-encoded in one Notolabrus celidotus isolate fNotCel1 unplaced genomic scaffold, fNotCel1.pri scaffold_208_arrow_ctg1, whole genome shotgun sequence genomic window:
- the LOC117809032 gene encoding monocyte to macrophage differentiation factor 2-like, translated as METPKDPKDQRTRSKLNGANTHEMDFTRTKLGRFMNSRVPSSKRYQPTEYEHAANCATHGLWILPSLVGGSVLHFLSVDQWQCVAAWLYGSGLTGLFVTSTLFHTAAWKISHLRTVEQRFHMCDRMAIYFFIAASYSPWLMLRELGPWACHMRWLIWVMACVGSMYVFFFHERYKLVELLGYVAMGAVPALVILSMVERAGVCELAVGGVFYVVGVVFFKSDGLVPFAHAIWHLFVAAGACIHYYAIWRYLYFPGPLLQTSR; from the exons ATGGAGACTCCGAAGGATCCGAAGGACCAACGCACGCGCTCAAAGCTGAACGGAGCAAACACGCACGAGATGGACTTCACGAGGACCAAACTCGGAAG GTTCATGAACTCGAGGGTCCCGTCCAGTAAGAGGTATCAGCCCACTGAATATGAACATGCAGCAAACTGTGCCACTCATGGG TTATGGATCCTCCCCAGTCTGGTTGGCGGGTCTGTActccacttcctgtctgtggaCCAATGGCAGTGTGTGGCTGCCTGGCTCTATGGGAGTGGTCTCACTGGCCTGTTTGTCACCTCAACTCTCTTTCACACCGCTGCCTGGAAAATCAGCCACCTCcg GACCGTAGAGCAGCGTTTCCACATGTGTGACAGAATGGCCATCTACTTCTTTATAGCTGCCTCCTACTCTCCCTG gttgatGCTGAGGGAGCTCGGCCCCTGGGCCTGCCACATGCGTTGGCTGATCTGGGTCATGGCGTGTGTTGGATCCATGTATGTCTTCTTTTTCCACGAGAG GTACAAGCTGGTGGAGTTGTTGGGATATGTGGCCATGGGGGCTGTTCCTGCTTTGGTCATCCTGTCTATG GTGGAgcgagcaggtgtgtgtgaactGGCAGTGGGAGGAGTCTTCTATGTGGTGGGTGTGGTTTTCTTTAAGAGCGATGGTCTTGTCCCTTTCGCCCACGCTATCTGGCACCTTTTTGTCGCAGCAGGAGCATGCATTCACTATTACGCCATCTGGAGGTACCTGTACTTTCCTGGACCACTACTGCAGACCTCAAGGTGA
- the wipi2 gene encoding WD repeat domain phosphoinositide-interacting protein 2, translating into MNLASLSGDAGGSQLLFANFNQDNTSLAVGTKSGYKFFSLSSVDKLEQIYECTDTEDVCIVERLFSSSLVAIVSLKAPRKLKVCHFKKGTEICNYSYSNTILAVKLNRQRLIVCLEESLYIHNIRDMKVLHTIRETPPNPSGLCALSISNDNCYLAYPGSTTIGEVQVFDTVNLRAANMIPAHDSPLAALAFDASGTKLATASEKGTVIRVFSIPEGQKLFEFRRGVKRCVSICSLAFSMEGLYLSASSNTETVHIFKLETQKEKYVPAEEPTTWGGYLGKVLMASTTYLPSQVTEMFTQGRAFATVRLPFCGHKNICALAVIQKIPRLLVAAADGYLYLYNLDPQEGGECTLMKQHRLDGSAEAPNEILEQGSHDRPLVAQTYSAVVSKGYCEEQGAVGGAGLEDDLNDLRLDEENEQPPLILETD; encoded by the exons ATGAACCTGGCCAGTCTCAGCGGGGATGCGGGCGGGAGCCAGCTCCTCTTCGCCAACTTCAACCAGGACAACAC GTCTTTAGCTGTCGGCACCAAATCAGGATATAAGTTCTTCTCTCTGTCGTCGGTGGACAAACTGGAGCAGATCTATGAATGTA cggaCACAGAGGATGTGTGTATCGTGGAGCGTCTGTTCTCCAGCAGTCTGGTTGCCATCGTCAGCCTGAAGGCCCCGAGGAAGCTCAAAGTCTGTCACTTCAAGAAGGGAACCGAGATCTGTAACTACTCGTACTCCAACACCATCCTGGCCGTCAAACTCAACAGACAG CGGTTGATCGTCTGCCTGGAGGAGTCTCTGTACATACACAACATCCGTGACATGAAAGTGCTGCACACCATCAGAGAAACTCCACCCAACCCTTCAG GACTGTGTGCCCTTTCTATCAGCAACGACAACTGTTATCTGGCCTACCCTGGCAGCACCACGATAGGAGAGGTTCAAGTGTTTGACACAGTCAACCTG CGAGCGGCGAACATGATTCCAGCACACGACAGCCCGTTAGCGGCTCTGGCGTTCGATGCCAGCGGAACCAAACTGGCCACGGCCTCAGAGAAG GGCACAGTCATTCGTGTCTTCTCCATCCCAGAGGGACAGAAGCTCTTTGAGTTTCGAAGAGGAGTCAAGAG GTGTGTCAGCATCTGCTCACTGGCGTTCAGTATGGAAGGACTGTACCTGTCGGCCTCCAGCAACACAGAGACGGTCCACATCTTCAAGTTAGAGACTCAGAAGGAGAAATATGT GCCAGCGGAGGAGCCCACCACGTGGGGGGGGTACCTGGGGAAGGTCCTGATGGCCTCCACCACCTACCTGCCCTCACAGGTCACCGAGATGTTCACGCAGGGACGAGCCTTCGCCACCGTCCGCCTGCCGTTCTGTGGACACAAGAACATCTGCGCCTTAGCTGt GATCCAGAAGATCCCCCGGTTGCTGGTGGCAGCAGCAGATGGTTACCTGTACCTGTACAACCTGGATCCCCAGGAGGGAGGGGAGTGCACACTCATGAAGCagcacag GTTAGACGGCAGTGCCGAAGCACCCAATGAGATCCTTGAGCAGGGGTCACATGATCGCCCACTCGTGGCTCAGACCTACAGTGCTGTGGTCTCCAAAG GTTACTGCGAAGAACAGGGCGCCGTAGGAGGGGCGGGGCTAGAAGACGACCTTAACGATTTGCGCTTAGATGAGGAGAACGAGCAACCGCCACTCATCCTTGAAACTGACTGA